A region from the Bactrocera dorsalis isolate Fly_Bdor chromosome 1, ASM2337382v1, whole genome shotgun sequence genome encodes:
- the LOC105234139 gene encoding sodium-coupled monocarboxylate transporter 2: MAAFKKMSKVYMPVFCALRVSTSYEYLETRFGPSLRTIAAALFTVKMIVYTPIVLYVPALAFNQVTGINIYITSSVVSFIVVIYTILGGIKAVVQTDIWQTFLMFIGIIVVVILGVIRAGGFEPVFQHAAEGGRIIFANITPSLYERQSFWAVLIGGSFYWTSVNSVNQVMVQRYMSLPTLKKARQSIVIFTISAVIFVSFCCFAGLLIFDYYRNCDPLSIGLISNNDQLLPIYVMQTVGHLQGIPGLFIAGVFGAGLSSLSLGFNCTALVIFEDIVRGSFGINLSERASKILVKVAIIIQGLTAVAFIFVLEKLDGILSVVTSLAAIETSTTCGMFTLGMLIPWSTTNGALAGAAAGAIMSGWVSFGTQAAIASGQLGSHKLEVFVSECPANSTITVPGYVDESDVFPLYRLSYHWIPVIGILSTLLVGTVTSFLCGPRDLKTLDAVVISPVIHRFLPKECFSATPNANPTLSRGKSERTSADISNKSKHTRATEKY; this comes from the exons atggcggcgtttaaaaaaa TGTCAAAAGTCTATATGCCAGTTTTTTGCGCATTAAGAGTCAGCACTTCTTATGAG tatttggaAACTCGTTTCGGCCCGAGTCTTCGAACTATTGCTGCTGCTTTGTTTACTGTCAAAATG ATAGTTTACACGCCAATAGTTTTATATGTGCCAGCATTAGCATTTAATCAAG TCACTggaattaatatatacataactagtAGCGTCGTCAGTTTTATTGTCGTGATATACACAATAttg GGTGGTATTAAGGCTGTGGTTCAAACAGATATATGGCAAACATTTCTTATGTTTATTGGGATAATAGTTGTCGTCATACTTGGAGTGATAAGAGCAGGTGGATTTGAACCAGTATTTCAGCACGCTGCTGAAGGTGGACGCATCATTTTTGCTAA TATAACCCCATCACTATACGAGAGACAGTCATTTTGGGCTGTATTGATTGGTGGCTCATTCTATTGGACCAGTGTTAATAGTGTAAATCAGGTTATGGTTCAACGTTACATGTCCCTGCCGACCTTGAAAAAAGCTCGACAATCGATAGTCATCTTTACGATCAGTGCTGTAATATttgtttcgttttgttgttttgccgGTTTATTGATATTTGATTACTATAGAAACTGTGATCCACTAAGCATTGGACTCATTTCG AATAACGATCAATTACTACCGATCTATGTAATGCAAACTGTCGGTCATCTACAAGGCATACCGGGTCTCTTTATAGCCGGTGTCTTTGGCGCCGGGTTAAGTTCTTTATCGTTAGGATTTAATTGTACTGCTTTGGTGATCTTTGAGGATATTGTACGCGGCAGTTTTGGAATTAATTTGAGCGAGCGCGCTTCAAAAATTCTTGTCAAAGTCGCAATAATTATCCAGGGTTTAACAGCGGTGGCGTTCATTTTTGTACTCGAAAAGTTAGATGGCATTTTGAGTGTAGTAACTTCACTTGCTGCCATTGAAACCAGTACCACATGTGGTATGTTCACACTCGGCATGTTGATACCATGGAGCACTACGAATGGTGCTTTGGCTGGCGCTGCTGCAGGCGCCATTATGTCAGGTTGGGTGTCTTTTGGCACACAAGCAGCAATAGCAAGCGGTCAACTTGGTTCGCATAAGTTGGAAGTTTTCGTCTCGGAATGTCCCGCTAATTCCACAATAACTGTACCCGGTTATGTTGATGAATCGGACGTATTCCCTTTATATCGTTTATCGTATCATTGGATACCAGTGATTGGTATTTTATCAACATTGCTAGTTGGCACTGTAACATCATTTCTCTGCGGACCAAGAGACTTGAAAACATTGGACGCAGTTGTAATATCACCTGTAATTCATAG ATTTTTACCGAAGGAATGTTTCAGTGCTACACCTAATGCAAATCCTACTTTATCCCGAGGTAAATCTGAGCGAACATCAGCTGACATTTCGAATAAGTCTAAACACACGAGGGCTACAgagaaatactaa
- the LOC105234125 gene encoding sodium-coupled monocarboxylate transporter 2 isoform X2: protein MQYKVSKMSNQEYSQLHFSIPDYCVFGALVLFSTGIGIYFGYIRKKPIKPSSDEEPKDHNAPDFGSKGMSEYMLGSRQMKLFPVAMSLVASFISGGSMLGTPAEIYNYGTQYWLIIISVILMGIVVSKVYMPVFSTLRVSSSYQYLEIRFGPNVRTIAAVLFVVKMIIYMPIVVYVPALAFNQVTGINIYITSSVVSLIVVIYTILGGIKAVVQTDIWQTFVMFIGIIVVVILGVIWAGGFGPVLQHAAEGGRIIFANITPSPYERQSFWAVLIGGFFYWTSYNSVTQAMVQRYMSLPTLKKAQQSMIIFTISAVIFVSFCCFAGLLIFDYYRNCDPLSIGLISNNDQLLPIYVMQTVGHLQGIPGLFIAGVFGAGLSSLSLGFNSTALVIFEDIVRVSFGINLSERASKILVNFVIIIHGVIAVALIFVLEKLDGILSVVTSLLAIESSTSCGIFTLGMLVPWSTTKGALAGAAAGAIMSGWVSFGTQAAIASGQLGSHKLEVFVSECPANSTITVPGYVDESDLFPLYRLSYHWITVIGVLSTLLVGTVTSFLCGPRNLKTLDAVVISPVIHRFLPKECFNATPNASPTLSRGKSERTSTHILNKSKDTNSAEKY, encoded by the exons ATGCAATATAAGGTAAGTAAG ATGTCCAATCAAGAATATTCAcaattacatttttcaattcCCGACTACTGTGTCTTCGGAGCGCTAGTATTGTTCTCTACGGGAATCGGTATCTATTTTGGCTACATAAG AAAGAAACCGATTAAGCCAAGCAGTGATGAGGAACCAAAGGACCATAACGCACCGGACTTTGGTTCTAAAGGAATGAGTGAATATATGCTGGGATCCAGACAAATGAAATTATTTCCAGTGGCAATGAGTCTTGTTGCTAG CTTTATTTCAGGCGGAAGTATGCTGGGCACACCAGCGGAAATCTACAATTATGGTACTCAATATTGGTTAATCATTATATCGGTTATTTTAATGGGAATAGTGGTGTCAAAAGTCTATATGCCAGTTTTTTCCACATTAAGAGTCAGTTCTTCTTATCAG tatttggaAATTCGTTTCGGCCCTAACGTTCGAACCATTGCCGCAGTTTTGTTTGTTGTGAAAATG ataatttACATGCCAATAGTTGTATATGTGCCAGCATTAGCATTTAATCAAG TCACTggaattaatatatacattactAGCAGCGTCGTCAGTTTAATTGTCGTGATATACACAATATTG GGAGGTATTAAGGCTGTGGTTCAAACTGATATATGGCAAACATTTGTTATGTTCATTGGGATAATAGTTGTTGTCATACTTGGAGTGATATGGGCAGGTGGATTTGGACCAGTACTTCAGCACGCTGCTGAAGGCGGACGCATCATTTTTGCTAA TATAACCCCATCACCGTATGAGAGACAGTCATTTTGGGCTGTATTGATTGGTGGCTTTTTCTATTGGACCAGTTATAATAGTGTAACTCAGGCTATGGTTCAACGTTACATGTCCCTGCCGACTTTGAAGAAAGCACAGCAATCGATGATCATTTTTACGATCAGTGCTGTAATATttgtttcgttttgttgttttgccgGTTTATTGATATTTGATTACTATAGAAACTGTGATCCATTAAGCATTGGACTCATTTCG AATAATGATCAATTATTACCGATCTATGTAATGCAAACTGTCGGTCATCTACAAGGCATACCGGGTCTCTTTATAGCTGGCGTCTTTGGCGCAGGATTAAGTTCTTTATCGTTAGGATTTAATTCGACTGCTTTGGTGATATTTGAGGATATTGTACGTGTCAGTTTTGGAATTAATTTGAGCGAACGCGCTTCAAAAATACTCGTCAACTTCGTAATAATTATACATGGTGTAATTGCGGTTGCGTTAATTTTTGTACTCGAAAAGTTAGATGGCATTTTAAGTGTAGTAACGTCGCTTCTGGCCATTGAAAGCAGTACCAGTTGTGGTATATTCACACTCGGCATGCTGGTACCATGGAGCACAACGAAAGGTGCTTTGGCTGGCGCTGCTGCAGGCGCCATTATGTCAGGTTGGGTGTCTTTTGGCACACAAGCAGCAATAGCAAGCGGTCAACTTGGTTCGCATAAGTTGGAAGTTTTCGTATCGGAGTGTCCCGCTAATTCCACAATAACTGTACCGGGTTATGTTGATGAGTCGGACCTATTTCCCTTATATCGTTTATCATATCATTGGATAACTGTAATTGGTGTGTTATCAACATTGCTGGTTGGCACTGTCACATCATTTCTCTGCGGACCAAGAAACTTAAAGACGTTGGACGCAGTTGTAATATCACCTGTAATTCATAG ATTTTTACCGAAGGAATGTTTCAATGCTACACCTAATGCAAGCCCTACTTTATCCCGGGGTAAATCTGAGCGAACATCAActcatattttgaataaatccAAAGATACGAATTCTGcggaaaaatactaa
- the LOC105234125 gene encoding sodium-coupled monocarboxylate transporter 2 isoform X4: MQYKMSNQEYSQLHFSIPDYCVFGALVLFSTGIGIYFGYIRKKPIKPSSDEEPKDHNAPDFGSKGMSEYMLGSRQMKLFPVAMSLVASFISGGSMLGTPAEIYNYGTQYWLIIISVILMGIVVSKVYMPVFSTLRVSSSYQYLEIRFGPNVRTIAAVLFVVKMIIYMPIVVYVPALAFNQVTGINIYITSSVVSLIVVIYTILGGIKAVVQTDIWQTFVMFIGIIVVVILGVIWAGGFGPVLQHAAEGGRIIFANITPSPYERQSFWAVLIGGFFYWTSYNSVTQAMVQRYMSLPTLKKAQQSMIIFTISAVIFVSFCCFAGLLIFDYYRNCDPLSIGLISNNDQLLPIYVMQTVGHLQGIPGLFIAGVFGAGLSSLSLGFNSTALVIFEDIVRVSFGINLSERASKILVNFVIIIHGVIAVALIFVLEKLDGILSVVTSLLAIESSTSCGIFTLGMLVPWSTTKGALAGAAAGAIMSGWVSFGTQAAIASGQLGSHKLEVFVSECPANSTITVPGYVDESDLFPLYRLSYHWITVIGVLSTLLVGTVTSFLCGPRNLKTLDAVVISPVIHRFLPKECFNATPNASPTLSRGKSERTSTHILNKSKDTNSAEKY; the protein is encoded by the exons ATGCAATATAAG ATGTCCAATCAAGAATATTCAcaattacatttttcaattcCCGACTACTGTGTCTTCGGAGCGCTAGTATTGTTCTCTACGGGAATCGGTATCTATTTTGGCTACATAAG AAAGAAACCGATTAAGCCAAGCAGTGATGAGGAACCAAAGGACCATAACGCACCGGACTTTGGTTCTAAAGGAATGAGTGAATATATGCTGGGATCCAGACAAATGAAATTATTTCCAGTGGCAATGAGTCTTGTTGCTAG CTTTATTTCAGGCGGAAGTATGCTGGGCACACCAGCGGAAATCTACAATTATGGTACTCAATATTGGTTAATCATTATATCGGTTATTTTAATGGGAATAGTGGTGTCAAAAGTCTATATGCCAGTTTTTTCCACATTAAGAGTCAGTTCTTCTTATCAG tatttggaAATTCGTTTCGGCCCTAACGTTCGAACCATTGCCGCAGTTTTGTTTGTTGTGAAAATG ataatttACATGCCAATAGTTGTATATGTGCCAGCATTAGCATTTAATCAAG TCACTggaattaatatatacattactAGCAGCGTCGTCAGTTTAATTGTCGTGATATACACAATATTG GGAGGTATTAAGGCTGTGGTTCAAACTGATATATGGCAAACATTTGTTATGTTCATTGGGATAATAGTTGTTGTCATACTTGGAGTGATATGGGCAGGTGGATTTGGACCAGTACTTCAGCACGCTGCTGAAGGCGGACGCATCATTTTTGCTAA TATAACCCCATCACCGTATGAGAGACAGTCATTTTGGGCTGTATTGATTGGTGGCTTTTTCTATTGGACCAGTTATAATAGTGTAACTCAGGCTATGGTTCAACGTTACATGTCCCTGCCGACTTTGAAGAAAGCACAGCAATCGATGATCATTTTTACGATCAGTGCTGTAATATttgtttcgttttgttgttttgccgGTTTATTGATATTTGATTACTATAGAAACTGTGATCCATTAAGCATTGGACTCATTTCG AATAATGATCAATTATTACCGATCTATGTAATGCAAACTGTCGGTCATCTACAAGGCATACCGGGTCTCTTTATAGCTGGCGTCTTTGGCGCAGGATTAAGTTCTTTATCGTTAGGATTTAATTCGACTGCTTTGGTGATATTTGAGGATATTGTACGTGTCAGTTTTGGAATTAATTTGAGCGAACGCGCTTCAAAAATACTCGTCAACTTCGTAATAATTATACATGGTGTAATTGCGGTTGCGTTAATTTTTGTACTCGAAAAGTTAGATGGCATTTTAAGTGTAGTAACGTCGCTTCTGGCCATTGAAAGCAGTACCAGTTGTGGTATATTCACACTCGGCATGCTGGTACCATGGAGCACAACGAAAGGTGCTTTGGCTGGCGCTGCTGCAGGCGCCATTATGTCAGGTTGGGTGTCTTTTGGCACACAAGCAGCAATAGCAAGCGGTCAACTTGGTTCGCATAAGTTGGAAGTTTTCGTATCGGAGTGTCCCGCTAATTCCACAATAACTGTACCGGGTTATGTTGATGAGTCGGACCTATTTCCCTTATATCGTTTATCATATCATTGGATAACTGTAATTGGTGTGTTATCAACATTGCTGGTTGGCACTGTCACATCATTTCTCTGCGGACCAAGAAACTTAAAGACGTTGGACGCAGTTGTAATATCACCTGTAATTCATAG ATTTTTACCGAAGGAATGTTTCAATGCTACACCTAATGCAAGCCCTACTTTATCCCGGGGTAAATCTGAGCGAACATCAActcatattttgaataaatccAAAGATACGAATTCTGcggaaaaatactaa
- the LOC105234125 gene encoding sodium-coupled monocarboxylate transporter 2 isoform X5, whose product MQNRMSNQEYSQLHFSIPDYCVFGALVLFSTGIGIYFGYIRKKPIKPSSDEEPKDHNAPDFGSKGMSEYMLGSRQMKLFPVAMSLVASFISGGSMLGTPAEIYNYGTQYWLIIISVILMGIVVSKVYMPVFSTLRVSSSYQYLEIRFGPNVRTIAAVLFVVKMIIYMPIVVYVPALAFNQVTGINIYITSSVVSLIVVIYTILGGIKAVVQTDIWQTFVMFIGIIVVVILGVIWAGGFGPVLQHAAEGGRIIFANITPSPYERQSFWAVLIGGFFYWTSYNSVTQAMVQRYMSLPTLKKAQQSMIIFTISAVIFVSFCCFAGLLIFDYYRNCDPLSIGLISNNDQLLPIYVMQTVGHLQGIPGLFIAGVFGAGLSSLSLGFNSTALVIFEDIVRVSFGINLSERASKILVNFVIIIHGVIAVALIFVLEKLDGILSVVTSLLAIESSTSCGIFTLGMLVPWSTTKGALAGAAAGAIMSGWVSFGTQAAIASGQLGSHKLEVFVSECPANSTITVPGYVDESDLFPLYRLSYHWITVIGVLSTLLVGTVTSFLCGPRNLKTLDAVVISPVIHRFLPKECFNATPNASPTLSRGKSERTSTHILNKSKDTNSAEKY is encoded by the exons ATGCAGAACAGG ATGTCCAATCAAGAATATTCAcaattacatttttcaattcCCGACTACTGTGTCTTCGGAGCGCTAGTATTGTTCTCTACGGGAATCGGTATCTATTTTGGCTACATAAG AAAGAAACCGATTAAGCCAAGCAGTGATGAGGAACCAAAGGACCATAACGCACCGGACTTTGGTTCTAAAGGAATGAGTGAATATATGCTGGGATCCAGACAAATGAAATTATTTCCAGTGGCAATGAGTCTTGTTGCTAG CTTTATTTCAGGCGGAAGTATGCTGGGCACACCAGCGGAAATCTACAATTATGGTACTCAATATTGGTTAATCATTATATCGGTTATTTTAATGGGAATAGTGGTGTCAAAAGTCTATATGCCAGTTTTTTCCACATTAAGAGTCAGTTCTTCTTATCAG tatttggaAATTCGTTTCGGCCCTAACGTTCGAACCATTGCCGCAGTTTTGTTTGTTGTGAAAATG ataatttACATGCCAATAGTTGTATATGTGCCAGCATTAGCATTTAATCAAG TCACTggaattaatatatacattactAGCAGCGTCGTCAGTTTAATTGTCGTGATATACACAATATTG GGAGGTATTAAGGCTGTGGTTCAAACTGATATATGGCAAACATTTGTTATGTTCATTGGGATAATAGTTGTTGTCATACTTGGAGTGATATGGGCAGGTGGATTTGGACCAGTACTTCAGCACGCTGCTGAAGGCGGACGCATCATTTTTGCTAA TATAACCCCATCACCGTATGAGAGACAGTCATTTTGGGCTGTATTGATTGGTGGCTTTTTCTATTGGACCAGTTATAATAGTGTAACTCAGGCTATGGTTCAACGTTACATGTCCCTGCCGACTTTGAAGAAAGCACAGCAATCGATGATCATTTTTACGATCAGTGCTGTAATATttgtttcgttttgttgttttgccgGTTTATTGATATTTGATTACTATAGAAACTGTGATCCATTAAGCATTGGACTCATTTCG AATAATGATCAATTATTACCGATCTATGTAATGCAAACTGTCGGTCATCTACAAGGCATACCGGGTCTCTTTATAGCTGGCGTCTTTGGCGCAGGATTAAGTTCTTTATCGTTAGGATTTAATTCGACTGCTTTGGTGATATTTGAGGATATTGTACGTGTCAGTTTTGGAATTAATTTGAGCGAACGCGCTTCAAAAATACTCGTCAACTTCGTAATAATTATACATGGTGTAATTGCGGTTGCGTTAATTTTTGTACTCGAAAAGTTAGATGGCATTTTAAGTGTAGTAACGTCGCTTCTGGCCATTGAAAGCAGTACCAGTTGTGGTATATTCACACTCGGCATGCTGGTACCATGGAGCACAACGAAAGGTGCTTTGGCTGGCGCTGCTGCAGGCGCCATTATGTCAGGTTGGGTGTCTTTTGGCACACAAGCAGCAATAGCAAGCGGTCAACTTGGTTCGCATAAGTTGGAAGTTTTCGTATCGGAGTGTCCCGCTAATTCCACAATAACTGTACCGGGTTATGTTGATGAGTCGGACCTATTTCCCTTATATCGTTTATCATATCATTGGATAACTGTAATTGGTGTGTTATCAACATTGCTGGTTGGCACTGTCACATCATTTCTCTGCGGACCAAGAAACTTAAAGACGTTGGACGCAGTTGTAATATCACCTGTAATTCATAG ATTTTTACCGAAGGAATGTTTCAATGCTACACCTAATGCAAGCCCTACTTTATCCCGGGGTAAATCTGAGCGAACATCAActcatattttgaataaatccAAAGATACGAATTCTGcggaaaaatactaa
- the LOC105234125 gene encoding sodium-coupled monocarboxylate transporter 2 isoform X1: MFHTPNTRDSVVPRHVLSLMSNQEYSQLHFSIPDYCVFGALVLFSTGIGIYFGYIRKKPIKPSSDEEPKDHNAPDFGSKGMSEYMLGSRQMKLFPVAMSLVASFISGGSMLGTPAEIYNYGTQYWLIIISVILMGIVVSKVYMPVFSTLRVSSSYQYLEIRFGPNVRTIAAVLFVVKMIIYMPIVVYVPALAFNQVTGINIYITSSVVSLIVVIYTILGGIKAVVQTDIWQTFVMFIGIIVVVILGVIWAGGFGPVLQHAAEGGRIIFANITPSPYERQSFWAVLIGGFFYWTSYNSVTQAMVQRYMSLPTLKKAQQSMIIFTISAVIFVSFCCFAGLLIFDYYRNCDPLSIGLISNNDQLLPIYVMQTVGHLQGIPGLFIAGVFGAGLSSLSLGFNSTALVIFEDIVRVSFGINLSERASKILVNFVIIIHGVIAVALIFVLEKLDGILSVVTSLLAIESSTSCGIFTLGMLVPWSTTKGALAGAAAGAIMSGWVSFGTQAAIASGQLGSHKLEVFVSECPANSTITVPGYVDESDLFPLYRLSYHWITVIGVLSTLLVGTVTSFLCGPRNLKTLDAVVISPVIHRFLPKECFNATPNASPTLSRGKSERTSTHILNKSKDTNSAEKY, from the exons atgtttcACACACCGAATACGAGAGATTCCGTTGTACCGAGACATGTTTTATCGCTT ATGTCCAATCAAGAATATTCAcaattacatttttcaattcCCGACTACTGTGTCTTCGGAGCGCTAGTATTGTTCTCTACGGGAATCGGTATCTATTTTGGCTACATAAG AAAGAAACCGATTAAGCCAAGCAGTGATGAGGAACCAAAGGACCATAACGCACCGGACTTTGGTTCTAAAGGAATGAGTGAATATATGCTGGGATCCAGACAAATGAAATTATTTCCAGTGGCAATGAGTCTTGTTGCTAG CTTTATTTCAGGCGGAAGTATGCTGGGCACACCAGCGGAAATCTACAATTATGGTACTCAATATTGGTTAATCATTATATCGGTTATTTTAATGGGAATAGTGGTGTCAAAAGTCTATATGCCAGTTTTTTCCACATTAAGAGTCAGTTCTTCTTATCAG tatttggaAATTCGTTTCGGCCCTAACGTTCGAACCATTGCCGCAGTTTTGTTTGTTGTGAAAATG ataatttACATGCCAATAGTTGTATATGTGCCAGCATTAGCATTTAATCAAG TCACTggaattaatatatacattactAGCAGCGTCGTCAGTTTAATTGTCGTGATATACACAATATTG GGAGGTATTAAGGCTGTGGTTCAAACTGATATATGGCAAACATTTGTTATGTTCATTGGGATAATAGTTGTTGTCATACTTGGAGTGATATGGGCAGGTGGATTTGGACCAGTACTTCAGCACGCTGCTGAAGGCGGACGCATCATTTTTGCTAA TATAACCCCATCACCGTATGAGAGACAGTCATTTTGGGCTGTATTGATTGGTGGCTTTTTCTATTGGACCAGTTATAATAGTGTAACTCAGGCTATGGTTCAACGTTACATGTCCCTGCCGACTTTGAAGAAAGCACAGCAATCGATGATCATTTTTACGATCAGTGCTGTAATATttgtttcgttttgttgttttgccgGTTTATTGATATTTGATTACTATAGAAACTGTGATCCATTAAGCATTGGACTCATTTCG AATAATGATCAATTATTACCGATCTATGTAATGCAAACTGTCGGTCATCTACAAGGCATACCGGGTCTCTTTATAGCTGGCGTCTTTGGCGCAGGATTAAGTTCTTTATCGTTAGGATTTAATTCGACTGCTTTGGTGATATTTGAGGATATTGTACGTGTCAGTTTTGGAATTAATTTGAGCGAACGCGCTTCAAAAATACTCGTCAACTTCGTAATAATTATACATGGTGTAATTGCGGTTGCGTTAATTTTTGTACTCGAAAAGTTAGATGGCATTTTAAGTGTAGTAACGTCGCTTCTGGCCATTGAAAGCAGTACCAGTTGTGGTATATTCACACTCGGCATGCTGGTACCATGGAGCACAACGAAAGGTGCTTTGGCTGGCGCTGCTGCAGGCGCCATTATGTCAGGTTGGGTGTCTTTTGGCACACAAGCAGCAATAGCAAGCGGTCAACTTGGTTCGCATAAGTTGGAAGTTTTCGTATCGGAGTGTCCCGCTAATTCCACAATAACTGTACCGGGTTATGTTGATGAGTCGGACCTATTTCCCTTATATCGTTTATCATATCATTGGATAACTGTAATTGGTGTGTTATCAACATTGCTGGTTGGCACTGTCACATCATTTCTCTGCGGACCAAGAAACTTAAAGACGTTGGACGCAGTTGTAATATCACCTGTAATTCATAG ATTTTTACCGAAGGAATGTTTCAATGCTACACCTAATGCAAGCCCTACTTTATCCCGGGGTAAATCTGAGCGAACATCAActcatattttgaataaatccAAAGATACGAATTCTGcggaaaaatactaa
- the LOC105234125 gene encoding sodium-coupled monocarboxylate transporter 2 isoform X6 — MSNQEYSQLHFSIPDYCVFGALVLFSTGIGIYFGYIRKKPIKPSSDEEPKDHNAPDFGSKGMSEYMLGSRQMKLFPVAMSLVASFISGGSMLGTPAEIYNYGTQYWLIIISVILMGIVVSKVYMPVFSTLRVSSSYQYLEIRFGPNVRTIAAVLFVVKMIIYMPIVVYVPALAFNQVTGINIYITSSVVSLIVVIYTILGGIKAVVQTDIWQTFVMFIGIIVVVILGVIWAGGFGPVLQHAAEGGRIIFANITPSPYERQSFWAVLIGGFFYWTSYNSVTQAMVQRYMSLPTLKKAQQSMIIFTISAVIFVSFCCFAGLLIFDYYRNCDPLSIGLISNNDQLLPIYVMQTVGHLQGIPGLFIAGVFGAGLSSLSLGFNSTALVIFEDIVRVSFGINLSERASKILVNFVIIIHGVIAVALIFVLEKLDGILSVVTSLLAIESSTSCGIFTLGMLVPWSTTKGALAGAAAGAIMSGWVSFGTQAAIASGQLGSHKLEVFVSECPANSTITVPGYVDESDLFPLYRLSYHWITVIGVLSTLLVGTVTSFLCGPRNLKTLDAVVISPVIHRFLPKECFNATPNASPTLSRGKSERTSTHILNKSKDTNSAEKY, encoded by the exons ATGTCCAATCAAGAATATTCAcaattacatttttcaattcCCGACTACTGTGTCTTCGGAGCGCTAGTATTGTTCTCTACGGGAATCGGTATCTATTTTGGCTACATAAG AAAGAAACCGATTAAGCCAAGCAGTGATGAGGAACCAAAGGACCATAACGCACCGGACTTTGGTTCTAAAGGAATGAGTGAATATATGCTGGGATCCAGACAAATGAAATTATTTCCAGTGGCAATGAGTCTTGTTGCTAG CTTTATTTCAGGCGGAAGTATGCTGGGCACACCAGCGGAAATCTACAATTATGGTACTCAATATTGGTTAATCATTATATCGGTTATTTTAATGGGAATAGTGGTGTCAAAAGTCTATATGCCAGTTTTTTCCACATTAAGAGTCAGTTCTTCTTATCAG tatttggaAATTCGTTTCGGCCCTAACGTTCGAACCATTGCCGCAGTTTTGTTTGTTGTGAAAATG ataatttACATGCCAATAGTTGTATATGTGCCAGCATTAGCATTTAATCAAG TCACTggaattaatatatacattactAGCAGCGTCGTCAGTTTAATTGTCGTGATATACACAATATTG GGAGGTATTAAGGCTGTGGTTCAAACTGATATATGGCAAACATTTGTTATGTTCATTGGGATAATAGTTGTTGTCATACTTGGAGTGATATGGGCAGGTGGATTTGGACCAGTACTTCAGCACGCTGCTGAAGGCGGACGCATCATTTTTGCTAA TATAACCCCATCACCGTATGAGAGACAGTCATTTTGGGCTGTATTGATTGGTGGCTTTTTCTATTGGACCAGTTATAATAGTGTAACTCAGGCTATGGTTCAACGTTACATGTCCCTGCCGACTTTGAAGAAAGCACAGCAATCGATGATCATTTTTACGATCAGTGCTGTAATATttgtttcgttttgttgttttgccgGTTTATTGATATTTGATTACTATAGAAACTGTGATCCATTAAGCATTGGACTCATTTCG AATAATGATCAATTATTACCGATCTATGTAATGCAAACTGTCGGTCATCTACAAGGCATACCGGGTCTCTTTATAGCTGGCGTCTTTGGCGCAGGATTAAGTTCTTTATCGTTAGGATTTAATTCGACTGCTTTGGTGATATTTGAGGATATTGTACGTGTCAGTTTTGGAATTAATTTGAGCGAACGCGCTTCAAAAATACTCGTCAACTTCGTAATAATTATACATGGTGTAATTGCGGTTGCGTTAATTTTTGTACTCGAAAAGTTAGATGGCATTTTAAGTGTAGTAACGTCGCTTCTGGCCATTGAAAGCAGTACCAGTTGTGGTATATTCACACTCGGCATGCTGGTACCATGGAGCACAACGAAAGGTGCTTTGGCTGGCGCTGCTGCAGGCGCCATTATGTCAGGTTGGGTGTCTTTTGGCACACAAGCAGCAATAGCAAGCGGTCAACTTGGTTCGCATAAGTTGGAAGTTTTCGTATCGGAGTGTCCCGCTAATTCCACAATAACTGTACCGGGTTATGTTGATGAGTCGGACCTATTTCCCTTATATCGTTTATCATATCATTGGATAACTGTAATTGGTGTGTTATCAACATTGCTGGTTGGCACTGTCACATCATTTCTCTGCGGACCAAGAAACTTAAAGACGTTGGACGCAGTTGTAATATCACCTGTAATTCATAG ATTTTTACCGAAGGAATGTTTCAATGCTACACCTAATGCAAGCCCTACTTTATCCCGGGGTAAATCTGAGCGAACATCAActcatattttgaataaatccAAAGATACGAATTCTGcggaaaaatactaa